A single Cottoperca gobio chromosome 7, fCotGob3.1, whole genome shotgun sequence DNA region contains:
- the taf11 gene encoding transcription initiation factor TFIID subunit 11: MADPARIKPESTPERTTSSNKQHPKSEETEDVPVTAKRSKENKESSSQDEPNQEVKSELAGGEDEDEGTSDQAKRLKVEPEKKKEKRQKVDEDEIQKMQVLVSSFSEEQLNRYEMYRRSAFPKAAIKRLIQSITGSSVSQNVVIAMSGISKVFAGEIVEEALDVCEKWGETPPLQPKHMREAVRRLKSRDQIPNTKFKQIIFH, translated from the exons ATGGCTGACCCTGCACGGATCAAACCTGAGTCTACACCTGAGAGAACAACTTCTTCTAATAAGCAGCATCCTAAATCAGAGGAAACTGAAGATGTACCTGTCACAGCAAAACGttcaaaggaaaacaaagagtCATCCTCGCAAGATGAGCCCAACCAGGAGGTTAAATCT GAACTGGCAGGTGGGGAAGATGAGGACGAAGGAACCTCTGACCAAGCCAAAAGACTGAAGGTGGAaccagagaagaaaaaagagaagcgCCAAAAGGTTGATGAGGATGAAATACAAAAGATGCA AGTTTTGGTGTCGTCCTTTTCTGAAGAGCAGCTGAATCGCTATGAGATGTACAGACGCTCTGCCTTCCCTAAGGCAGCTATTAAGAGG cTGATCCAGTCCATAACAGGATCATCAGTGTCCCAGAATGTGGTGATTGCCATGTCTGGTATTTCCAAGGTTTTTGCTGGGGAAATTGTTGAGGAAG CATTGGACGTTTGTGAGAAGTGGGGAGAAACACCGCCGCTTCAGCCCAAGCACATGAGGGAAGCAGTGAGGAGGTTAAAGAGCCGAGATCAGATTCCCAACACCAAGTTCAAACAAATTATCTTTCACTGA